The following DNA comes from Alienimonas californiensis.
AGGAAGCCCGCATCGTGGACGACATCGTCGTCAACATGGTGGACGTCGGCGAGGAGACGGGCGCCCTAGACACGATGATGTATAAAGTCGCCGACGTGTACGACGAAGAGGTCAAGGTGCTGGTCGACGGCCTGATCAAGCTGCTGGAGCCGATCATGGTCGTCGTGCTGGGTCTGGTCGTGGGCTTCATCGTCATCGCGCTGTTCATGCCGCTGATCGACCTGCTCAACGACCTGTCGTAACGGAATGACCAAGGTCCAGGAGACAAGAACCAAAACCCGGGTTCGGCGCCTCGTCCCGCCCGGCCGGTCTTTGGTTCTTGTCGCTTGGTCATTGGAACTTCCCCCCCGCGTCCCGTCCGATTCTGCGACGTCCGTCCCGCCCGGGTGTTGCGAAATGCAACGCTCGGTCGGGCGGCGTGCGTTCTCGCCAAGCTCTTATCCCGTAGTGGGTTACGCGGGCCCGGCGCGAGCCGGCGCCGCGTTTGCAGCAGATCCCTTAGCCGTTCGGCATCTCTCCCCGGAGCCTCCCGTGATTTCCCGCCCGTCCCTGTCCGCCGTCCCGGTTTCCGTTTCTGAGCGCGGTTCCGTCCGGCGTTCTTCGTCCCGGGCGGGCTTCACGCTCGTGGAGTTGCTGGTCGTGATCGGGGTGATCGCGATCCTGATGGCCCTGCTGGCCCCCGCCGTGATCGGCGCCGCGGGCGCGGCCCGGGTCGCCGCGGTCCGCTCCGACATGAGCGGGATGGAGGCGGCGATCTCCCAGTTCCACGCCGAATACGGCCGCACCCCGCCCAGCTTTATCGACCTGCGGCGGACTTCGGGAAAGAAGTTCGTCAACCCCGCGACGATGTCGACGCTCCGCAGCGTCTTCGGCCCGCAGATCGACGAGGCGACGATGATCGACAGCCTCAACCGCATGGATTTCCCCGGCGAAGGGGCGTCGGGCGACACTGACTTTTCAAAACGCGGCGTCGTCCGCGGGGCGGAGTGCCTGGTGCTGTTCCTCGGCGGCCTGCCGGCCAGCGGATCGCCCACGCCGACCAAGGAACTGGCCGGGTGGAGCCAGAACCCGCGCGATCCGTTCAACGCCCAGACGAAGGCGGGCGGCTTCACGCTGCTGGACAAGAATCGCCGCAAAGGACCGTTCTTCACGTTCGAACCGGACCGGCTGCTTTTCAACAACGAGGTGGAAGGCTCCGGCTTCACGCCGTCGGCGACCGGCGACCCCGGGGTGTCCTACTTCACCTACCTCGACACGTTCGAGACGCAGACGACCCCGCTGATCTACGCCAGCAGCGACAACGGCCGCGGATATCGGACGCAGGACGTGCTTTATAACGTCGGCGTGTTCTTGAACGACGACGGCAGCGCCGCGTTGTCCCAGGGCGTGTATCAGTCGCCGGGCGGCGGGGCGGTGAACCCCAACGGCTATCAGATTATCTCCCCGGGGCGGGACGGGCAGTTCGGCGGGGGCGGGAGCTACAGCGCCGACGACGGCTATACGCCGGTGAAGGACGCCTCGGATCAGATCATCCCCGGCGGGGAGGACAACATCACGAATTTCTCCGACGGCATGCTGGACGACTAGCCGCTTCGACCCGCCGCTTCGTCCCCCTCGCCCGCCTGCACTCGCGCCCGCCCGCACCCGCTCGCCTTCATGACGCCTCTCGCTCCACCGCCGACCTCGCCCAGCCGCACGCCGCGGGGGGCGTTCACGCTGATCGAACTGCTGGTGGTGGTCAGCATCGTGGCGATCCTGCTGAGCCTGACGGTGACGGCCACGCTGGCCTTCGTGACCAACGCCCGGGAAGCGGCGACCCGCACCACGCTGACGAAGATCGACGCCAAGGTGCAGCGGCGGATCGGGGCGCTGCGGCGGGGGCTGGAAACGACGTCCGGCAACGTCTCCAGCGCCGGCGGCGGGGCCGCCGGACCGCTGCGGGTCAAGATGGCGATGCTCAACCAGATGCCCAGCTACCTGTATCCGCGGGGTCCCGGCCCGGACGGCGAGATCGGCACCGCCGACGATCCGCTGCCGCTGTCGGAGGGGGATTACGTGACCGCCAAGTTGCGGGGCAACGCCGCCGTCACCGGGCCCTTTGAAGACGCGACCTACCGCAACGACGCCACCGCCAGCAGCGAGGCACTGTTCCTGTTTCTGAGCCAGGGCGAGACGTACGGAGTCGAAGATACCGACGCCGACGCCTTTAAAGAGAGCGAACTGGCCGACGCTGACGGCGACGGCCTCCGCGAGATCGTGGACGGCTTCGGCAACCCGATTCGCTTCTACCGCTGGCCCACCCGCCTGATCCGCCCGGCGGTGCCGGGCTCGTATAACGGGCTCGTCGAACCCGCGGTCGCGTCCACGCAGGACGCCGACGGCCGCTGGCCCGTGCGGGCCTTCGACAACGCCGGGGACGGCGAGTTCGCGGCGGCGGCGGCGGCGCTGTTCGGCGCGGCGCTGCCCAGCCGGGAGCTGGACGGCTCCGGGAACGAAATCACCGACGACGCCGCCGCCTCAATGCCGTTCCTGCCCACCTTGGGCAGCGCCCTGCGGGCGGACCCGGACGACCGCTACGCCCAGATGAACCTGTCGTTTAAGTCGGCGACCGACCCGCGGTCGCCGTTCTCGAGGGTGGCGAAGGGGGTGACGACCGAGGAGGAGTTGGGGCCGATTTTCGAGCGGTTCCTGCACACGCCGGCGACGTTTTACGTGCCGATGGCCGTGTCCGCGGGGGCGGACGGGGAGTTGGGGCTGTACGAGCCGCAGGACCGGGCGAACTTCGGCCATCTGGCCCAACCCAAAGAGCCGAACGCCACGCTGGACAATCTGACCACCGCCCAGGGGGGATTCTGAGATGATGCGTTTTCTCTCCCCTCGCCAATACCAGCCCGAGGCGCAAGCCTCGGCCGTGCGTCTTTTCCCTCGGCGGGAGCGGCTGCGCCGACCCCCGGAGCTCGCGCTCCGGGCTGGTATGCGGTCCCCCCGCCGGACCGGCTTCACGCTGATCGAACTGCTGGTGGCGGTCACGATCTTCCTGATCCTGGCCACCGTCACCCTGACGGCGGTGGGGGCGTTCCAGAGCGCCGATCAGGTCAGCGGGTCGGCCCGGCAGGTGCAGAGCTTCACCAGCGGCGCCCGCGACCGGGCGATCTATACGGTGCGCACGGACGCCGGCGCCCGCTCCCGCGGCGTGCGGCTGCTGGTTAACAACGACCTGACCGACGCCAACGGCAACCCGTTCGCCTGCACCACGCTGCAATACGTCGAAAGCGCCGGCTACTTCCCCCCGCTAGCCGTCGACCGGCTGGAGTTCGCTGACAGCGAATTGCTGTTCCTCGCCGGCGGACCGACTGACGGCACCGTCGCCGAACTCGTTCCTCCGGTCTTCGTCGGCGGCGTGGTTCAACCTTATAAAGACGGCGACGACGGCAATCCGCCGGACTTCTTTCTCACCGCCGGCAGCGAACGGGAGCCGATCGCCGACAAGCCCGGCGCCTTGGCCACGGCCTGGCGGGACACCCCGCTGAACCGCGTGTTCCAGGCGGGCTTGTTGGGGGAGAACATCCCGAAACAGACCGCGTCGCCCCATCAAACCACGGCTCTGTTCACCGCCCGCGTGCGGCTGCCGAAGTACGCGAACGGCGCCGGGCGCTGGTATCAGGCACTGATCGTCTCCGTAGGGTCCGAGGGCGAGAGCGAGCAGGCGCTGCGTCTCAAGGGGATCGCCCGGGTGTTCCTGATGACGCTCTCCGCTGCGGAGGACCCGCAGGAATATAATTTGAACGCCGCCGAGGACGGCTACGTCTTCGAGTTGCGGACAGTACCGCTGGCCGGCGAGGACCCGCGGCCGCTGCCGAACCAGACCGCGATCGACCTCCGCGGCGCCGCCCGCTTCGGCGGGCTGCCCTCCACCTGGTTCACGCTGGTGAACCACGACGGCGACGGCTCGACCGCCGCGATCCCCGTGCCGCGGGGGCCGCTGGACATCATGTTCGATCCCTCGGGGATGGTGACCGGCCCGCTGGCCGCCAGCGGTCTGATCCATCTGCCGGTGGTGAGCCTGGAGGACCTGGACGAAGGCACGAACTCCGGGCGCTTCGCCCAGGGCGAGTTCCTGCCGCTGGGCTACGTCGGCACGGACGCGGACGCCCCGATCGCCTTCGACGGCACGACCTACTCCGGCCCCGGCAAAAGCGCGGAGGACCTCGTCGTCACGATCAACACCCAGACCGGCACGGTGACCGTCGCCCCGCTCGACGGGGCGACCTCGTCCGGCAACGGCATCGCCAACGATCCGTTCCGATTCGCCGAACTCGGACTGGAGGCGCCGTGACGACCTCCGCCGCTTCGCGGTTCTCCTCTCGACTGTTCATTCGTTCCCTCTCCGGCTCTCTGATGCACGCCCGCCCGTCCGCCCGCCGCCCCGTTTCGCCGCGATTGTCGGCGGCGATGGCGCGGCGGCTCCGGGCTACGCCCCGCGGCCGCCGCGCGGCGGCCCGGCTGGGCGTGACGTTGACGGAAGTGCTGATGAGCCTGCTGGTGATGGGCATCGGCGTGACGAGCGTCGCCACGCTGTTCCCGCTGGCGGTGCTCCGCGGCGCCCGGGCCACGCAGTTGACGGCCGGCACGATCCTGAAGGTGAACGCCGAGGAAACGGTCCGCTTCAGCCACACCCCCTCGCTGGAGGCCCCGTTGCCGAAGCAGATCGGCGGGGTGCTGCTGAAGGGGGGCGTGAGCGCCTTCCCGCGGGGCGCCAGCCCCGGCGTGGAGCGGTTGGCGATGCTGCTCGACCCGGACGCCAACGGCAGCCTGGACGTCTGCGGGGCGGCGACGAAGGTCTCTCCCACGAACACGCTGGCCTGGGGGCCGGGCGGGGCGTTCCTCGGCAACGGCGGCACGCCGCGGAAGTACGTCGTCGACCCGCTCGGCGCCGCGGTGCTGGCAGGAGACACGTCGGACGCCGTGAGCCCGTGGTTCTACGGCGCGAAGGCCACGGCCGGTTCGGCGGCGACGGATCAGTTCGGGGCCGCCCTGGGCGGCGAGCCCGCCCTGCGGTTCGCCTGGCCCTTCCCCTGGGAGATGGTCAACGCCGCCGAGAGCGGCAACTCGGCCGTGCGGCGGCAGATGGTCGAGACGGCCTACAACGTCGTCGGCCGGGCCGGGGACTACAGCTCCGATCTGGACGTGGACGCCTCGGCGACCTTGAACGCCGCCGGCACGGTGACGATCACGTTCAGCAACCGCGACGTGGAGAACGGGGCGCTGGAGGAGTTCTACGATCAGAACAACGCCACGGCGGAGGGGCTCGCCGTGCCGGGGGCCGATCTCGCCCGGATCGTGCTGTTCGCTCCCGACCAGCGGTCCAGCGCCGCCATCCCGCTGGCCCGTCTGCCGGAGGCGGAGGTGAGAGCCGGCGCCGCTCCGGACGACGTGACGGACGTCGCCGACGGCTACACCCTCACGGTTCACACCCCGAACGCCGGCTTCCAGGCGGCGGCGTTCGACACCGACGGCGACGGCGTCGCGAACACCGGGGCGAACGTGCCCCTGCGGGTGCGGCTGGAACGGCCGGACCGGCGGTACAGCTGGATGCTGACCTGCCGGCGGACCGGCTCGGAGCGGACCGAGGCGGAGGTCGCCGTGTTCTTCAACCGGGCCCTCAGCGCGGAGGACGAGTCCGTCTGGCGCAGCGTGCGGACCGCGAGCGGCTCCTACGTGCTGTTCTGGGACACGGGCTCCGCGACCCCGCAGCGGAACCCGCAGGTGGTGGGCGGCGGCTGGCTGCTGGAAATGGGCGAATTCGCTTGGTTACAGGTCGGCCGCGTGCTGGAGGCCGAAGGCGACCCCACGGACGCCGACGCCCCCCAACGGGTGAAGGACGCCTACAGCCGGGCCGGCGGGGGGATGACCACGCCGCGATATCTGGAGTTCCTGCTGTCGTCCGGCACGCCGCGCCGCAACGAGGCCGGGATGGGGGGCAACCTGTTCGCCACGTTCCCGCGGGGGGTGGTGTCCGTGTTCACGCTGGACCCGTAACGCCATGACGCCCGCCCCGCCGCCGCTCCCGCCCGTCACCGACCGTCCTCACGCCCGCCGCCCGACCGTGCCGTCCCGTCGCCCCGCCGCTCGTCTCGCCCGCTCCCAAGGGGCGCGCCGCCAAGACGCGCGCCGCCTGGCGGCGACGGCGAACCGGCGTCCGCGGGCCGGCTTCACCTTAATTGAGATGCTGGTCGCCACGACGCTGGTGCTGTTGATGATGCTGTTGTTCGCGCAGGTGTTCGGCCTGGCGACGGAGACGGTCTCGATGCGCAAGGGGATGGCGGCGAACGATCAGAAGGCCCGCCTGCTGACGGGCCGGTTCGACAACGACCTGTCCGCCCGCACCTTCCGCACCGTGGCCCCCTTCCGCGGGGCGACGTTCGCCTATGTGTGGAACGGCGTCGACGCCTGGGAGCGGCAGCCGGCCAGCGATAGCGGCGTGGACCTCTACACCGCCAACGGCAGCACCACCCGGGCGTGGGCGACGGAGACGGTTAAAGGGCGGCTGGAGGATCGTCGCGGCTACTTCTCGATCAGCGAGAACGACCCCGACGACGACACCGACGAGGTCCTCAGTTTCACGATCGACCGCCGCCTGGCGGAACGTCGCGGCGGGGTCGACTACTCCCCCGCCCTCGGCCGGGCTACGGTGCTGGACACCGATGCGGCGCTGTTCAAATCGTCCGGCGGCGACGTCGAGCCGGACCAGCCGGCCACCGATCAGTTCAACACCAGCGGCGCCGCGGACGAGGAGAAACTCAGCGACAGCCCGCTGATCAGCGGCACCGGCATCGGACAGCAGGCGCTGGAGTCCGCCCAGCCGGTCGGGGTGTCGAACTACGAAGTCGTCACCTTCTACCTGCGGAACGGCAACTTGGTCCGCGCCCGCAAGCTGATACGGGAGCCGAAGACGAACCCCACCCTGTGGGATACCGACGCCGACAACGCCCCGAACTCCTGGCCCCCGGGCGGAATGGTCGATCCGGACGACGGCCTGGAACACAGCTTCGCCCATTACTTCGACTACGCCGCCTACAGCCACCCCAATACGCTGGCGACCTCGGGGACGCAAACTCTCGGCCCGGTGCTGCACTCCGAGGCCAGCCTAGACAACGAGTCCGGCGGCGATTTGGTGCGGGCCAATCTTAACGAGGCGGATGACCTAACGAACTACGGCGTCTCTCTGGACGAGTACCGCATGCCGGACAGCCTCGGCAACCCGCTGCTGCGGGACGGCGCCGGGTTCTTCCCCTTCGACGTGACGAACCCCGGCCGCACCCAGCCGTTCGGCCGCCCGCGGGAGTTCCTGGGGATTACCCTCGGCCCGGACGTGCAGTTCGGCGGCGGCGGCCTGACCAGCGAAGACTGGAACACCCCCTTCTTCGGCCGCTACACCGTGCAGGAGCAGTCCCACCCGGACTTCAAGTTGCCCGGCCGGGCGGCGATGCCCCCCGGCGCCTCCGCGGGCTCCAGCGACGGCGGCCCGCTGTTCGCCGAGAACCCGCGCGTCCTGAAGTACCTCAACGACGGGGGCGGCCGCCGCGATCGCCGCGGCGAGGAGATCCTGCTCACGAACGTGCACGGGTTCGACATCGAAGTCTACGACGACGCGATCGGGGATTTCGTGGACCTCGGCCACACCCGCACGGCGCCGACCCAGGACCTTTTCGATATCAACGGCGACGGCGACTACACCGACAGCGTGCAGATCCCCGGCGACTACCACGCCGACCGCCTGCGGGCGCTCACGCCGAAGGGGGAACTCGCCCTGGACGTGCTCGGCGACGCGGAGCCGGACGCCAGCTACGACGCCGACGGCACCACAGACCCGCACCCGTTCGGCAACCGGTTCGACACCTGGCACCCGGACATGGCCCTGATGGGCCTCGGCTGGGCGGACACGGGGTCCGGCACCCCCGACACGCCGGTGTCGCTGCGGCGCCCCTACCCGCCGCCGTACCGGCCGCTGCGGAACCCCTTCGGCGGGGACGTCGGCCTGCCGGTGGGCGTGGACATGACCTTCAGCGGCGTCGGCCTGGTCTCCGCGGCCGATCTGGCCGGCGCCCCGGGCGACGCCCCGATCTCCAGCATCCCCCTGGTCGACGCCACCGCCAACGACAGCTTCTACGACGACGACGGCTTCCTGCACGAGAAACTGCCCCTGCACACCGGCCCCGGCGGCTCCAGGGGCGGGTACTACGTCCGCGGGGACGTCGGCGGGTCGCCGCGGCTGTTCCCGAATCCCAACGTGATCGGCCAGCCCGGCTCCGGCGACGAGAAGCCGCTGCGGGCCATTCGGATCACCGTCCGCTACTACGACGTGCAAAGCGATCAGATGCGGCAGGAATCCTTCCGCCACAGCTTCACGAACTAGCACCCCCCCGGACGGCAGCGCCCCGGCGTCCGTCCCCCCTCGCCCCTTCCTTCGACCTCCGCCCGCCGGCCTCGTTCTGAGGCCGGCGGACGACCCCTCCCGATCGGGAACCCCTCATGAACGCCCGCCGCAACCCCCCGCCCCGCCCGCTCGCGCCTCGGGCGACCGCCCCCTCCCGGCACGCCCGCCGGGGGACCGTGATCGTCGTGGTCATCGCCCTGCTGGGGGCGTTGATGCTGCTGGGCTTCCTGTTCCTGACGCTCACGATGCAGGAGGAGGCGAACAGCCAGAATTTCGGCGAGACCCACGACCTGCCCGCCGAAAAAGACCCGGACGTCTTCTTTAACTGGGCCCTGGAGCAACTGATCGTCGGCCCGCCGGACACGGCCCGCAACAGCGTGCTGTTCAGCGGTTATAAATCGCTGCTGCCGAATATGGTCGGGGCGGACCTGGCCCCCTACGACGGCACGGGCGTCGGCACGGCGTGGAGCGGGGCGAACGGCCGGCCGGAGCTGGACCTCAACCGCAACGGCGTCGTCGACCTGGACGAGGGCCTCGATCCGGCGAAGCAGTTCGCCCTGCAACTGAACTTCGCCCCCGGCTCGCAGCTGGACCCGCTGGACTACACGGCGCTGCGGAACCCGTCCGTCAATCTGCTGCCGGCCCCGGACGCGGACTTCACCTACCCGGACCTCAACAGCGCCTTCCTGTCCTACGACTGGATCGAACCGGTCACCGGGCGGCGGGTCGTGATCCCCTCGTTCCACCGCCCCCAACTGCTGCGGAACCGGATCGCCGCGGGCGACTATCTGCTGGACCCGGGGAGCGAGTGGACCGACGTGGGCGGGACGCCGGTGCACCCCTGGTACACCAGCACGGAGACGCTGCCCTTCGTGATGCGGCCGCACCTAGAGCGCCGCGTGGTCGCCACCGATCCGGAGAACCCGACGAACTTCAGCGTGCGGTTTGAGGACGCGGGGTACGCCCGACGGTTCGTGACCGGGAATTGGCCGGACGTGGACGGTTCCGGCCCCGTCGCCTCGGACGATCCGAGCTTCGTGCCGCCGATCAGTCTGGCCGTGCATCGGGAACCGATCTGGCGGGTGGGGATCGGCGACGCCGCCGCGGTCGCCGCCGGCACCGACACCGCCGCCTACGCCAACAGCTACGACGCCGACCCGGACAACGACGGCATCTTCGACGCGATCTGGCTGGACCTGGACTTCCCGATTCAAAACGCCGGCGACGGCGTGGGAGAGTTCGTGCCGCTGTGGGCGTTGAAGGTCGTGGACGTGGACGCGCTGTTCAACCTGAACGCGCACGGCAACAGCTACGGCTCCTACGCGGACGCCGACGGCGACAGCGTGGACGATAGTTTGAACCTGCTCGGCGACCGGTTCATCGGGAGCACGAACGCCGCCCCGCCGCTCTCGCAGAGCGGCTCCGGCCTGATGACGCAGGACGGGGTCAACGCGCAGTACGGCCTGGCGGGGTTGGGCAACACCAACATCGACCCGCTGTCGGACGAGGCGAAGGCCGTGAAGGCCTTCAGCGAGTTCTACGACCGCGCCCGCGACACCGACACGCCCTGGACCGGCGGGGCGGCCCAGAGCCGCAACTTGGAGTGGTGGTTCCTGCTGCACGGCCGCGTCACCTTCCGCGACAGCCCGGGCGGCGGCGGCGGCCGCGTGCCGGACGACCTGCTGGTCGGCCGCTACGGCGAGCCGGACCGGCTGGAGGAGGGGGCGATGGTGCTGGGGACCGGCGACCCGACCGCCGCGGCGTTCTTCCCGTACCCGGGTCTGACGGCCAACTCCTACAACGTCGGCGGGGCCGGCGACGACAACTCCAACGCCTTGGAGGGCCTGGGCCGGCAGTTGCCGGGGCTGGCGTTCGGCGGGGCCCGGGGCTACGGCGCCGGCGCCACGCACACGATGACCATCGCCCCCGAGGGCGTGCCGCTGGACCGCCGCGGCAGCGGGTTCGCCACCGACGCCCTCCGCGGTCTGCAGGGCCTGTTCCTGACGGACACCAACCCCATCCCCAACGACGGCCGGACGCTGCCGGACGGATTGGAGGACGGGAACGTGCGGTTCCGGTTCCCCACGCTGATGAACGCGGTGCTGCCGCTGTTCGACGTGAGCGCCAATCAGGGCTTCAACAACTCGGCGACGGTCGGGGCGGTCGGCGCGTTCGCCTACGTGCGGAACTGGTTCGCCGGGACCGGCCTGCATGAGGGCCGCATCTTCGCCAATCGGGCCTACGCCGTCGCGATGAACGCCGCCGGCGAGCCGACCCAGGGCACGGTGACGGCGGAATTGACCGGCCAGGGCGCCGCCGCCGGGTCGATGGTCGAACCGACCTCCGGGAACGCCGGGGCGGCGCCGACGGGCCGCTGGGCGGCCTCGCTGTACGGCGCCGCGGCCGGCCAGATGAATAATTTCGAGCAGTACCATCGCCTGCAAATCGACGAGCCGGCGGAGACGATCCGCGACTTCGATCTGGCCCAGTCGCAGAGCAGCGACCAGATCTTCTCCCCCGCGGAGACTGCCCGGCTGCACATGACGGACGCGGACTACCGAATCGGCAAAACGACCAGCCGCCTGCTGACGCTGGCGCCGGTCAGCTTCGCCAAGGCGCCGGAGCACGAGCGCGTCCGCCGCCGGTTCACCTCGGTGAGCTGGGACGTGGCCACGACCGCCTCCCGCTTCGAGCCGCCCGTCGCCGCCCTGCAGAGCCCCGGGGCGAGCGAGCGGGCTTGGGAGCACAATCGCCTCCCCTCCGCTGCCGCCACGGACCCCCGCCAATTCCCGCCGGTGTTCGGCAACGTCGCGGCGTTCGACCAGAACGACCCGTTCCGGGCCCCGGTGCGGAGCATTCTCGGCCAGGCCGTCATGAACGCGGAGCCGACGACGCTGGACGGCAAGCGGGACCTCCGCCGGCTGATGCGGAAGCTCAGCTTCAATCTGGTCGCCGAACGCGTCACCAACCCCGCCGACCCCGCGTTCGACCGCACCGCCGGCACGAACGGGCACGGCGAGGTGCGGCTGCGGACCCTCACCCCGCACCCGCTCAACCTGGCGGCGACCGAGGTGATCGGCCCCGCCGGGCACCCGGCGTTCGCGGATTACACAGGCACCACGAACACGACGCCGCGGTTCGGGGTCATGGAGGACAACCCGATCCCCAGCGACGGCGTGACCCGGGTCAACCTCCGGGCCGCCGGCGGCGGCGCCGGCACGGGGCTGCTGACGTGGGACTTCGGCGGCCTCAGCGGGCAAAGCGCCCTGCGGGCCCAGGAGTGGCACGCCCGCCGGGATCGGCAGAACCTCGCCCGGGACATCTACGTCCTGCTGTACACGGTGGGCGGCGTCGACCCGGCCACGCCGAACAAGAACTACACCGGCGACAACTCCGCCCACGCGCTCTACTCCGAGGAGCAGCTCCGCGAGATGGCGCAGCTCGCGGTGAACATCGTGGACGCGATGGACCCGGACCCGGTCCGCACGCTGTTCGTTTACGACAAGAACCTCGGCAACGGCTACACGCCGTTTGACGACGGCTACGCCAACCGCCCCGACCCGGCCGACAATGAACGCGGCGTCGTCGCGGGCGTCGAACGGCAGGAACTGGCCCTGTCCGAAGTCCTGGCGAACGTCTCCTGGGCGGAGGACGGGACCGACGGGGACGG
Coding sequences within:
- a CDS encoding type II secretion system protein, whose translation is MISRPSLSAVPVSVSERGSVRRSSSRAGFTLVELLVVIGVIAILMALLAPAVIGAAGAARVAAVRSDMSGMEAAISQFHAEYGRTPPSFIDLRRTSGKKFVNPATMSTLRSVFGPQIDEATMIDSLNRMDFPGEGASGDTDFSKRGVVRGAECLVLFLGGLPASGSPTPTKELAGWSQNPRDPFNAQTKAGGFTLLDKNRRKGPFFTFEPDRLLFNNEVEGSGFTPSATGDPGVSYFTYLDTFETQTTPLIYASSDNGRGYRTQDVLYNVGVFLNDDGSAALSQGVYQSPGGGAVNPNGYQIISPGRDGQFGGGGSYSADDGYTPVKDASDQIIPGGEDNITNFSDGMLDD
- a CDS encoding type II secretion system protein, coding for MTPLAPPPTSPSRTPRGAFTLIELLVVVSIVAILLSLTVTATLAFVTNAREAATRTTLTKIDAKVQRRIGALRRGLETTSGNVSSAGGGAAGPLRVKMAMLNQMPSYLYPRGPGPDGEIGTADDPLPLSEGDYVTAKLRGNAAVTGPFEDATYRNDATASSEALFLFLSQGETYGVEDTDADAFKESELADADGDGLREIVDGFGNPIRFYRWPTRLIRPAVPGSYNGLVEPAVASTQDADGRWPVRAFDNAGDGEFAAAAAALFGAALPSRELDGSGNEITDDAAASMPFLPTLGSALRADPDDRYAQMNLSFKSATDPRSPFSRVAKGVTTEEELGPIFERFLHTPATFYVPMAVSAGADGELGLYEPQDRANFGHLAQPKEPNATLDNLTTAQGGF
- a CDS encoding pilus assembly FimT family protein, encoding MRSPRRTGFTLIELLVAVTIFLILATVTLTAVGAFQSADQVSGSARQVQSFTSGARDRAIYTVRTDAGARSRGVRLLVNNDLTDANGNPFACTTLQYVESAGYFPPLAVDRLEFADSELLFLAGGPTDGTVAELVPPVFVGGVVQPYKDGDDGNPPDFFLTAGSEREPIADKPGALATAWRDTPLNRVFQAGLLGENIPKQTASPHQTTALFTARVRLPKYANGAGRWYQALIVSVGSEGESEQALRLKGIARVFLMTLSAAEDPQEYNLNAAEDGYVFELRTVPLAGEDPRPLPNQTAIDLRGAARFGGLPSTWFTLVNHDGDGSTAAIPVPRGPLDIMFDPSGMVTGPLAASGLIHLPVVSLEDLDEGTNSGRFAQGEFLPLGYVGTDADAPIAFDGTTYSGPGKSAEDLVVTINTQTGTVTVAPLDGATSSGNGIANDPFRFAELGLEAP
- a CDS encoding type IV pilus modification PilV family protein, which translates into the protein MHARPSARRPVSPRLSAAMARRLRATPRGRRAAARLGVTLTEVLMSLLVMGIGVTSVATLFPLAVLRGARATQLTAGTILKVNAEETVRFSHTPSLEAPLPKQIGGVLLKGGVSAFPRGASPGVERLAMLLDPDANGSLDVCGAATKVSPTNTLAWGPGGAFLGNGGTPRKYVVDPLGAAVLAGDTSDAVSPWFYGAKATAGSAATDQFGAALGGEPALRFAWPFPWEMVNAAESGNSAVRRQMVETAYNVVGRAGDYSSDLDVDASATLNAAGTVTITFSNRDVENGALEEFYDQNNATAEGLAVPGADLARIVLFAPDQRSSAAIPLARLPEAEVRAGAAPDDVTDVADGYTLTVHTPNAGFQAAAFDTDGDGVANTGANVPLRVRLERPDRRYSWMLTCRRTGSERTEAEVAVFFNRALSAEDESVWRSVRTASGSYVLFWDTGSATPQRNPQVVGGGWLLEMGEFAWLQVGRVLEAEGDPTDADAPQRVKDAYSRAGGGMTTPRYLEFLLSSGTPRRNEAGMGGNLFATFPRGVVSVFTLDP
- a CDS encoding prepilin-type N-terminal cleavage/methylation domain-containing protein produces the protein MTPAPPPLPPVTDRPHARRPTVPSRRPAARLARSQGARRQDARRLAATANRRPRAGFTLIEMLVATTLVLLMMLLFAQVFGLATETVSMRKGMAANDQKARLLTGRFDNDLSARTFRTVAPFRGATFAYVWNGVDAWERQPASDSGVDLYTANGSTTRAWATETVKGRLEDRRGYFSISENDPDDDTDEVLSFTIDRRLAERRGGVDYSPALGRATVLDTDAALFKSSGGDVEPDQPATDQFNTSGAADEEKLSDSPLISGTGIGQQALESAQPVGVSNYEVVTFYLRNGNLVRARKLIREPKTNPTLWDTDADNAPNSWPPGGMVDPDDGLEHSFAHYFDYAAYSHPNTLATSGTQTLGPVLHSEASLDNESGGDLVRANLNEADDLTNYGVSLDEYRMPDSLGNPLLRDGAGFFPFDVTNPGRTQPFGRPREFLGITLGPDVQFGGGGLTSEDWNTPFFGRYTVQEQSHPDFKLPGRAAMPPGASAGSSDGGPLFAENPRVLKYLNDGGGRRDRRGEEILLTNVHGFDIEVYDDAIGDFVDLGHTRTAPTQDLFDINGDGDYTDSVQIPGDYHADRLRALTPKGELALDVLGDAEPDASYDADGTTDPHPFGNRFDTWHPDMALMGLGWADTGSGTPDTPVSLRRPYPPPYRPLRNPFGGDVGLPVGVDMTFSGVGLVSAADLAGAPGDAPISSIPLVDATANDSFYDDDGFLHEKLPLHTGPGGSRGGYYVRGDVGGSPRLFPNPNVIGQPGSGDEKPLRAIRITVRYYDVQSDQMRQESFRHSFTN